A genomic window from Glycine max cultivar Williams 82 chromosome 17, Glycine_max_v4.0, whole genome shotgun sequence includes:
- the LOC100793333 gene encoding ethylene-responsive transcription factor ERF086 yields MSTSRTSSDTAFKGYDPSQTQMCLSLLQRNTSPCGERRGRRKQAEPGRFLGVRRRPWGRYAAEIRDPTTKERHWLGTFDTAQEAALAYDRAALSMKGSQARTNFVYSDNINFHTLQLSPMNVQVQPLLPASQTFFTNTTTTTTQTKTPTNQNSLSQIIHSASNCGNPSPLNNDMCVETTYGSAQDDNFFFSSDSNSGYLECIVPDNCFRPASSSSNSSNSRKSNVNDQKTNTSSMESTNHHHHHQFSHVDHMTSFSQEEGINEMAPRASYNLSDFCYQSEVSQGSWDWNCSELSAIFKNPMRVENGCMDDALYPINDSPTSPSYGLMNEAGSSSTTCSPSLPPFGDVDLGYPLF; encoded by the coding sequence ATGTCAACCTCGAGAACCTCATCAGATACAGCCTTCAAAGGATATGACCCGAGCCAAACTCAAATGTGTCTGTCTCTCCTTCAACGCAACACATCTCCTTGTGGTGAGAGAAGAGGTAGAAGGAAGCAAGCAGAACCAGGGAGGTTCCTTGGTGTTAGGAGGCGCCCTTGGGGTCGATATGCTGCTGAAATTAGAGACCCCACAACCAAAGAGAGGCATTGGCTTGGCACATTTGACACTGCTCAAGAAGCAGCTCTTGCTTATGACAGAGCTGCTCTGTCCATGAAAGGAAGCCAAGCTAGAACCAACTTTGTTTACTCTGACAACATCAACTTCCACACTCTCCAGCTTTCTCCTATGAATGTTCAAGTTCAACCTCTCTTGCCAGCTTCACAGACGTTCTTCaccaacaccaccaccaccaccactcagaccaaaacaccaaccaaccAAAATAGCCTCTCTCAGATTATTCACAGTGCTTCAAACTGTGGAAACCCCTCCCCATTGAACAATGACATGTGTGTTGAAACCACATATGGGTCAGCTCAGGATGacaatttcttcttttctagTGATTCTAACTCGGGCTATCTGGAATGCATAGTTCCTGATAACTGCTTCAGACCTGCTTCATCCAGTTCCAACAGTTCAAACTCCAGAAAGAGCAATGTGAATGATCAAAAGACTAACACAAGCTCCATGGAGAGTactaatcatcatcatcatcatcagttCTCACATGTTGATCACATGACTTCGTTCTCTCAAGAAGAAGGCATTAATGAAATGGCACCAAGGGCCTCTTATAACTTATCAGATTTTTGTTATCAAAGTGAAGTGAGTCAAGGATCATGGGATTGGAATTGCAGTGAACTTTCAGCTATATTTAAGAACCCAATGAGGGTGGAAAATGGGTGCATGGATGATGCATTGTACCCAATAAATGATAGTCCTACTAGTCCAAGCTATGGGCTAATGAATGAGGCTGGTTCTTCTTCTACAACCTGTTCTCCATCACTTCCACCCTTTGGGGACGTAGACTTGGGATACCCACTCTTCTGA